In the genome of Epinephelus moara isolate mb chromosome 14, YSFRI_EMoa_1.0, whole genome shotgun sequence, the window TATCTTAAACATTTAATGGCTTTTTACTTTCTGTATTTAATGACCTAGAAATAGAGGATATTTGTCTCCACACctgtaaaaataaatctaaCGATTTGCTTTTTGTTCAGGCATATTCATGAAAACTTAAAAGGACATGGATCTTATAAGAatctaaaaaaacacatttagataAATATCTGGtacatttaatgattttttattctctgtatttattcatgtagATATAGAGAATATTTGTCTCCACAAAATTTAAcgatttccttttttttgttcaggCATGTTCATGAAAACCTATAAAGATCTGGAATTTATGATGAGTAACTAAAACCTAACTAGATGTGGAAATGCTCATTACAGAATATTGATATTGTAAACCCGTATCACTGAATTTATAGCATTGAAATATGTTGCTGCTCAAAACAACTATCTgaatttattaaatttaaaagttacagtatcaatcaatcaatcaatcaatcaattttatttataaagcccaatatcacaaatcacaatttgcctcagagggctttacagcatacgacatccttAGGGCCCTCGCAGGGTATAAGGAAAAACTCTAACGGGGAAAAAGTCAGCAAGTAATTCCAAAATGTGCAATTTCAAAGACttgatttaaaatacattttctttgtgAAGCCAAAAAATATAAGTGTCctatattaaacaaacaatatgcAAGTTTATCAAATTCCCTTGTCATTTTCTGATATGAAAATATCAAATTTAATATCAAGTTGCTCAAATTGGATTGGCAAAAATTTACATGATCCAAAGCTCAGATGAGCAGctgacatttgcattttctatATGAATTTGCAaccccaggaagagtagctGATGTTATGTATCCACTAATGGTGATCctataaaatcaaatcaaacctGCTCAATGTATATATTGACTATAGATTTCTCTCTGTAGTTTTTCCAAGTTTTCCAGAACTTTTATGTCAGTGGACAGCAGGAATTGATAAGatttcattgatataaatgcCATTATTGATTCTGCTTATCAGCCTGACTCTTTATTGATTCCCTTAGCGATTCCTGATCAGTTTtcaatgtggaaaaaaatagacaTACACAGGTTTTTAGCATCAACGCACCAGTTTTATTATCTGAGTGTGAACacagtacagagacagagtagaGAAGAAGGCATGCATGACTCAGCCAGGCAAAAGCTCCACTGTTAAACTGTtttcttagtcaaagaaaaaatgtgCCACACCTGCCCGTATGGTGCTAATGTTACGATAACAGAGGATATTTACCCTTGATATCAGACATGCTTGGTTTGGAAGCAGTGGCACTCGTGTTTAGAATGTCAAATACACGGCATTCCTGGAAGTTAAGCCCATGTTGTGTAGACATGAAAGCATATTGCTTCCTCACTTGGaatgatcattttacagacattttaaGCAGCACTCATGTCATCTTTCTTGATGAAATGAAGCGCTGCTTTGGACCTTCTTGCTGCAAGTTTCCAGCAATGCAGATGCATGACTTTGacgtcattgttttgcaatgtgCAGCTGTCAGAAAAACCAGTTCTCAACTGGAACCGGTTCCAAACTGGTGCCTAAGTTTACAGCTAATGAATAAGTTTTCAATAGACTCATTAAAGGAGGATAGTACTTTGAGATTACATTATATCAGTGGCTTGGTAACTGACTAACATTATCTACAAAGCAGACAAATGAATAGAGACGTGTAGTTTTAGTTGTTATATTACCCAGCTGCTCCACATACTTAGTCCCAACTCCATACCAGGTAAATAAGAATTAGAATACTGGCTAAAGTAAGAGATTAACCAGCCTCTGTCTCAAGGAAACAGATTTATAATTCAACCCACGTCTTTTCCGCAGCCTGTTTTGTCGCCTATAGTCCAGTCATGGCGGGGATTTTCCAAAAAACACTGAGACTGAGGACAGCTCTCAGACATCTGGGCCCCCACAGCACCTTCTCATCAACAACCAcagccagactttcacctgtGGACCTCCGCAGTCTGTTTCTTCCCACCACATCATGGCAGTTTGGACTCTGCTGTCAGAAGCTGCACACAGGGGCAGACAggtcctccccctccccctctgctgCTCCAGACAGGCTGCCTTTCTCCAGAATAACTCAGGAAGATTTGGCCGTCTTCAGGAAGATCCTACCAGACAGAGTCATCACTGATCCGGACCTGCTGGAGTCCAGTAATGTGGATTGGCTCAAGACTGTGAAAGGTGATGATTAGAAATGAGCTCATCCCACTTAAAGATATGTTTCTTACACCAATTCACTGATAGTAGCGTTTGTTAATACGTCTTCAGGCTCCAGTGAGCTGCTGCTGAGACCTCAAACGACTGAGGAAGTTTCTCAAATTCTCAAGTAAGGAGCAAACAGTGGGTGGAAGGACAAATACAGAAGCGAAGAATTAATAAGGGGGTCTAAGTTGTTGTATTTTCACTCCTGTAGGTACTGTAACAGTCGTAATCTGGCGGTGAATCCTCAAGGAGGTAACACTGGGCTGGTTGGGGGCAGCGTGCCGGTGTATGATGAGATCGTCCTCTCCACTGCCCTCATGAACAACATCCTCACCTTTGATAGTATCTCTGGTAAGTCTTAAAGTACTGAAGTTTCAGCCAAAATGAGCTTCCTGCTTTATAAAAAGTCTATGTGACTAATCTTTAAGGATCGTTCCCTCCATGTGTCAGGCATTCTGACCTGTCAGGCAGGCTGTGTCCTGGAGAACTTGTCCCTTTACCTGGAGGAGAGAGACTACATCATGCCACTCGATCTGGGGGCTAAAGGCAGTTGCCACATTGGGGGAAACGTGGCAACAAACGCAGGTGGACTCCGGCTGCTGCGATACGGCTCCTTACACGGGACTGTGCTGGGTCTGGAAGTGGTGAGTGGAGTCAATAAATGAGTAGCTTTGATATTCTTTGAATCTAAAGGATAAAAGCACTGgttgaatgtttgtgtgtacatgtatgtggCATGTTCAGGTGTTGGCAGACGGGCGAGTGCTGGACTGCTTGGCCACACTGCGGAAAGATAACACAGGATATGACCTCAAACAGCTCTTCATAGGGTCAGAGGGCACACTGGGGGTCATCACCGCAGTGTCCATCCTTTGTCCACGGAAACCCAAATCTGTCAATGTGGTTTTTCTGGGTAAGAGTTTCTCATTGCTCATGCCATGACaaccacacacaaactgtgtctCAGTCCAGGTGTCAGGATGAGTGTGTGATGACAGAACAGCAGATACATGATGTTACTGTCTAAATTTGTTAGGCTGTGAGACCTTTGAGCAGCTGCTGAAGACATTTCAGCTCTGCAGAGGCATGCTGGGAGAAATCCTGTCGGCCTACGAATTCCTGGACAGTGAATGTATGAGGCTGCTGAACACGCACCTCAAACTCCCCAATCCCATCTCTggtaggcacacacacacacacctagcaTATAAAGCGATTAAACACGCACGCACGACAAACTCTGTCCTCCATCTTGCAGATTGTCCGTTCTACGTTGTCATAGAAACGTCTGGATCCGACCCAACACATGACGGAGAGAAGCTCCACAATTTCTTAGAGGAGGCGATGACATCATCGTTGGTTACAGATGGGACTGTGGCAACTGAAGACTCAAAAATCAAGGTTTAGTTTCTAATCTTCTAAGTCTGTTGATATTCTGCAGCAAATCCCACGAAAAGACCAAAAGCAAACTaacaagtgtttgtgtttccaaATTGTGATACAGCATATTCCTCTGTGCTACATCACTCTGATGTTGTCCTAGAAGTGTTAAAAAGACATCAGTTGCTCTTAGTGACATACTTCTTTGTTACAATGAACACAGCCACTGCAATTTTTCGAGTCAATCCCACATTCACCATCCTACATTTATAGTGTCACGTGACGCGTCACCATCAGAAATAAACTGttcattgttttaatttttcattcatccacaccgCTCCACTTCCGCGATTGCACTTCCAGAAGAAAActtgaattttgttgtgtgttgtcatgtcattcaTTATACGCTACCTTATAGAAGGGTGCCAGTGATGTGTGCCAGTCAAATCATAGGCCCCAAATATCTGTCTATATCTCCttattatcagactttgatcctctgcctgaccctccctgtgtccaaggctacTTAATGGTTCTATATCATCacactattattaatataagcagaggattttaatacaaagtgggaaccactgtatgtgaatgcatgaatgggtcagagctgcagcactggatttaaaatgaactgtaataaactggagcttctgtgctttgatcggctgctgtgaaacaacaaagCCCTCATCTATTTATTTGACCTTTTTATGAATGaaagtatacatgtgtgacttgttttttaaatatgtaagaCTTCAATAGAAACAACATGCTTCAGGCTGAGTGCCACAGACGGGAGGGAAATCAGAAAGTATTGAAAGATAAATGCGTTGTTGGCTCTGGTCTTTTTATGGGATTTATAGACAATAGCTAATGTAGAATATCACCAGCCTTAACCCCTAAATCTTTTGACCTAAGCTTTAGTTACCACTCTGTTAGGGTTGTTTAATTCATACTTCTGTGTTGACTCTATAATGAACTTATTTAAATCCTCATCTatgtttaaaactgcaaatgatgatgatgatgtcatcaaccTTTCCGTTTCCACCTTTCCAGGCTCTGTGGTCGATGCGTGAACGTGTCACGGAGGCGCTGACTCACGATGGCTTCACTTACAAATATGACATCTCGCTTCCAGTGGAGCGGATCTACCAGCTGGTGACAGACATGAGGGAGCACCTGGGGGACCGAGCCAAGAGTGTGGTGGGATACGGACACGTAGGTAAGACGTGAAAAGAGCCTGTATATCAGGGGGGAAATAACGGCCTGCTAGCATGAGATGATTCATTGGCAACTCTTTCCATGTGTACTTTTAGGAGATGGAAACCTCCACCTGAACATCACCTCTCCTGCCAAAGACCCTGCTCTCCTCGCTGCCATCGAGCCCTTCGTCTACGAGTGGACGGCCAGCTGTCAGGGCAGCATCAGTGCAGAGCACGGACTGGGCCTGAAGAAGAGGAACTATATCTACTACAGTAAACCCAGCCAAGCTGTGGCTCTGATGGGTGACATCAAAGACATGCTGGATCCTAAGGGCATCCTCAACCCGTACAAGACTCTGCCAGATAACCTGAAATGACCCAAAGTGTCTCACTGCGGTGGGGTAAGTGGCAACGTACACAGAGCTCATGCTGGAGCTCTATTTCAGCTGTAACTTTATTACCACGTTTTGTTTTTACGGCAGCTCACGGCCTTTCCTGTTGTACCTTTGTCACACATTTGGTGCCGAGCTGCAGGGTTTGCAAGGAGTTTCATTGTCGTGCACAAAGCATCACTTTCAGAATGATGTCCACTTTAACAAGCTGCTGACTTTGTACTGTAGCCGTCTAGAGTTAGACTGTTACAAGTCAAGTTACTGCTTAACATTATCAACTACCTCTGCTACTCACATGCCCAGAGTAGCTTTAATGAGATCCACGGGTATTCCACGGAATATCCAACAAGTTTTagaccttaaagggacagttcaccacaaaatcaatgacacatatttttacttttacctgtaataatatttataataatattttatttagatCAGGGttaggcaacctgcggctccGGAGCCATATGCAGCTCTTTAGACCCTCTCCTGTGGCTCCCTGTGTCTGGAGGAAAACAGCGAATTTAATATGTGAAcagattcatttattttcaccaccaacgctgcaaagttaaacTGCAGAGTAGCTGCCTTGTAGTAAATCATGTCAATAATGCTAATTTAGACCTTTTTGTAATGTTCACAGGCTAATTTAGACGTAATAGGCTGTTACCTTTATTCAAAAATGTtctgcagctccagacagatttttctgTTCCTTTTCAGCCAGTAATGGGTCTTataatagtaaaggttgccaacccctgatttagattgttttagtgtgtgtggtGGAGATATCAGTCATCCTTCTCtctgatataatggaactagatgggactcagcttgtggtgctaacAGCAGCGtcactttccagaaatcatgacctggttactcaagataatccagagATCTTGTTTTGAGCACTTTCATAAAGAACAATTTTCTTTCTATCGATACCCACTAAACATATCagtgtgcagaaggaagtgtaaATGTACTtgtggatgagaggctcgtgcttgtgacagcatgagatgttaACACTAATAGCGTTcccctcagctgagctgtaacgttaggtagctcagtggtgctaagtgagctaacagtagatgcacgcttccttctgcacagtgatacagttggtgggtgtagttctaacatgaaactgctcacaacaaggtctgtggattatcttgagtaaccaggtcatgagttgtggaaagagacattgctgttgagtttttcaatgtttttttttttggcaccacaagccaagtgccatctagttctgttagagagatggcagacatctttacagctgatatctccaacactctgcaactcacactagAACAATGtagactgacaaacagcactacaggtaagaggaactatgtgcatttttgatttgtggggtgaactgtccctttaaataaaatacactttGTACAGATGAAAAGCATAGAATATATTTTTCAGTACTGCTAAGAGGAAGTGGATGAATGATCATGAATGACGACGTAGGTGTTAGTGTGCCTACTAGtagccactagagggcagacaGAGTGTGTCTGGATATACAGTGTAAGGTTTTGTGCATTTTAAAATTGTGTAAATTGGCCATGTACATGTGAACCTTACTATTGTTTCAAGGCTGATTTCTGAGACGGAATCTataattgaaaatgtatttgtatagATAAACTCAGCtgtcagtttattaggtacacctggcttaaaataacacagtctAATGCAACAATCCTGCAGTCAGTCTGACCGTCATGAAGGTTGTGATCAGTTTTTGTTTAAAGTGTTTTAGAAAAGTGCTGATTCAAATAGATTGTCATTTTGGAGGCTGCTGGTCGaggtgctgttgaactgtactgCATGATAAAGAGGGTTTTTTAAAGCCTAACCTCATTGAAATAAATGGGATTAACAAAATAGAACAGTACAATGCAGTACGGTTCATCAGCATCACAGACTGCAACCTCCAAAATGGCCATAAAGTTGAATCAGCACCTTTCAACAAGAAAACTGAACTAAATAATCTTGATGAAGTTATgatttattgcaggactgttgtaTTTGACTGTATTAGTAGTAGCTAGGTGGACCTAATAAACTGGTAACTGAGCGTACATCTTTTCTAAACTCATACACAGGCTGGCTAATCATGAGGCAAGAGTgcagtaaatgttttattacatataaaaaagacagagcaacatttctTCCAAAACAAACCCAGTATTTGTGAACAAATTCATCTGTAACTGCACAGCTAGGCAACTTTATCTGTTGAAAATGAATCTTGAATAAAACAGCTTCCAAATGAAGacagtggtttttttttcttgttattcAGGCAACTTGTACAGTGTGGCATGATGGGAGGAGTTAATGGAAGCCCACCTTGCTACTGAAAACAACTTCACCTCCggtatcttaaaaaaaaaacgtcagctCTATCACAAACAAGTCTTCCTCGATTCCTCTCTGCCTGCACAGGAGAGCCACAGTGAGTTTACGAGGTGTGCCCTGCAGAGAGGATCATTTTCTTATTATAAGATACAGACTAATGCCTATTGGCAGGTACTTACTGTGTGTCTACTCCAGGAACCATCAGGATAATTGTGTATCTGTAGTATCTTATCCTGTTTTTTCCTCTGTACATCTCAGCGGGAACAATTTCCTACTTTTCTCTCCTATTTCTCAACAAATCATGTCGTACTAGCTCCAATAATGACAATATGGGTACAGAACGTCCAGTAGAGTAAATGCCTATATATTTATAGTCTGTTTCACGCCCCATCAGTCTTACATATCCTCAGTAGTGTGGTCGCAGTGGAGATTTAATaaatatacttttttaaaaagttgaaaaacAAATTTGATTCTATTGGCTCTTTTCCTTTAGTCAGTGGAAATATTTCTGTGGtttgtagtgtgtgtttgttgcgaTAGTTGGCATGTTTTGATAAAGCTAAATGAGTGAAACACTTCTGA includes:
- the d2hgdh gene encoding D-2-hydroxyglutarate dehydrogenase, mitochondrial, whose product is MAGIFQKTLRLRTALRHLGPHSTFSSTTTARLSPVDLRSLFLPTTSWQFGLCCQKLHTGADRSSPSPSAAPDRLPFSRITQEDLAVFRKILPDRVITDPDLLESSNVDWLKTVKGSSELLLRPQTTEEVSQILKYCNSRNLAVNPQGGNTGLVGGSVPVYDEIVLSTALMNNILTFDSISGILTCQAGCVLENLSLYLEERDYIMPLDLGAKGSCHIGGNVATNAGGLRLLRYGSLHGTVLGLEVVLADGRVLDCLATLRKDNTGYDLKQLFIGSEGTLGVITAVSILCPRKPKSVNVVFLGCETFEQLLKTFQLCRGMLGEILSAYEFLDSECMRLLNTHLKLPNPISDCPFYVVIETSGSDPTHDGEKLHNFLEEAMTSSLVTDGTVATEDSKIKALWSMRERVTEALTHDGFTYKYDISLPVERIYQLVTDMREHLGDRAKSVVGYGHVGDGNLHLNITSPAKDPALLAAIEPFVYEWTASCQGSISAEHGLGLKKRNYIYYSKPSQAVALMGDIKDMLDPKGILNPYKTLPDNLK